The genomic stretch cttttttgattcatttaatgcattcttgctgaataaaacttaatttcttctttttttaacttatcccaaacttttgaatggtactgtctctctctctctctctatctatctatatatatatatatataatatgagagagagagagagagagagaggggtggTGGATGGTgttgtgaatttatttaaattaaaatatctatttatttGCCCATGATTGTCACTGTAATACATGTTATTCAAAGCTATtcattttggataaaagcataaGCTAAATGGCCCTGTTCATTACTCAATATGAGTAAGTCTCTTTACTAGGAAAACTAGCACAATATCTCAAAAGAACCATATTTCTTTGAATGATCAGGTGAAATCAGAAGCATGTCGGGATTTCTGGATGGGATCAGATGTGGTGATTGCGAGTGTAATGTGGATTGGGGTGAGAAGAGAAACACCATCGCCTCCATCGCAGCCGGAGTTCTGGTACGTCCTCCTGATGACGTCAAGTAAATCCTGTGTCCTCTGCACTTTATCTCAAAAACCCAGTGATTTCCAAACTAATGATCTTTCTTCTCACACTTTGAACACATGCAGTTTTTCACAGGCTGGTGGATCATCATTGATGCAGCGATAATGTACCCTAAAGAGGAACAGTTCCACCACGCATATCATACCTGTGGGGTTATAGCGACTATAGCCTTCCTCATGTGAGTTACACTTGTATagattttctctctctgttggtGCTTCATCTAATAAAGTGAACAaagcatttgtttttattgtgtccATCCAGACAGAATCTGTGACATAATTTGAGCTGTCCTAGATCTTTCTTCCTGTTCTTTAGCCTTGATTTAACTGCAGGGTTGTGCAATGACTATCGTCACCATGACTGCATTGTTAAAACACCTGATGAGTTTCACTTTCTGTGGATTTCAgtcaaagactttagatatacaaagacTGTGCactcatattacaatgattggGAGAAAGTGTTATGAGACATGTTATGACTAGACGTGcgttgtcagattttattggtaatttcaaatatgaaatttaatcttAAGCtaggtgaacagctttggagaatttgatgtttgatgaaacctggtctaaagtcaatggtgcaatatttgttttgttatttaaagagtggggacgcgcagcagcacacaaaaatgccaaatattaaaaagaaaattattacaatgtaaaagattattattgcgtgcgcataaagataaaaatgctttggtggaatccggcttgtcccgtagatggtctgctcgtgCATGAGCAGATACGTTTCCTTACTGGAGAAGAGTTCCgtttttctgcttgcaaattccccggtgtaaatagcgaatccaccatggtgcgagtgcaactggcttttaaagggaatgggagatgagactctgattttatttcattttatctgACTCTGTTTATttcacgttacgcccaaaacacacctattactcattaagagaacaGAGACAACccctttagaccatgcgcctggcgcgctgaccatttttcccgttgttaaactagcaaaagaggattcggacacaccctaagtgcacttgtgcCGTGctctttagaccatgcgcttagatatttaaaatagggcccaagagctgtacttgcatgactgaaatagctgcctgagaggcgtttcaaagatggctgccgagtgaaatgacttgctaTGAAGGCACAAtaagtaagatttttggattaaaatatacaaaaaccactagaacagtgttatatattttgttaacttGTGTACTTGCGTTATCCCAAATGTCtacaacaatgtttaaatcaagAAATACACAATTTTAACCATTGTAGAGGCCTGTGACGTTGCATTGCTTGTCAGTGATGTCTATCCTCATTACCTTTGATTTCTGGTTTTACTTTCTTTGAAACCATGAAAACgtcaaagacgctttaatatattatgtgttttattagacaggtgagcaccTGTTTAGATTCCtttattgacagaaaactaatcattgttatatagctcaacaatTATAATCTTATTGTATGAATCTGTTGTTACttgcggtaaatcaagaaacatGTTTGTACCATGTATCAGAGACAACactgtcaagtggctaacatagcatgaTCAGAAAgacattataacaactttcaacacactcaaatgtatttttagtatgattgttttgaccaagtaaaacagcgctgcgttacccaacaattttaatttgtcaaataaagtgACCTCTATGAGTAGTAATTCAGCACTTGTGGCTGTatcattagaatgaaataaaataatgtgaatttaagtgatcaaacataactgtaacaaagttcaggaaagaacttttattttgcttATATGCCGCAGTCGGCATATAAAAGCTCTGGAGCTCCTCCATGGGACTCTATACCGGTGTGCCGtacaggtgtctctcattaacattCGCTTAACGGCCTCATTCCGTTCCCATGGCTCTCGGCCctgccctgcttcataccacagtaacgctaataaaattttaatacattagctcatccatgaacacaATTACTGCCTTGAGTCCTGTTGGATTGCTTTCCATTGGCTGTGGAGGTCAATATGACAACTCCCATaattccacgctcattcacaatgtcatcaagctacgactttgttatttttaataatcgACTTCTAGCGTtgaaacttacatactgtgcctttaaagggactttgtttgAATGCAGGATCAACGCAGTGTCAAATGGCCAGGTGAGGGGAGACAGCTACAGCGAGGGCTGCTTGGGACAGACTGGTAAGCGCTGCATTCGCATCATGATTTTTTGCAGTTATTGTAATACTACATGACTGAAAAGTGATTtcaatgtgtgtctgtgtaggtGCCAGAATTTGGCTCTTCATCGGGTTCATGTTGGCCTTCGGGTCTCTTATCGCCTCTATGTGGATTCTGTTTGGTGGTTTTGTTGTGACTGGTAAGAGGATAAGATAGATttagctttttctttttcttttttttttttatagaaaaagaTGTTTTGGGTTTCTGTTTGTATATAGATGCTAATTaagtttttctattttttttttctttattatgaaTGAACAGACAAGAAGGATATGTCAGTGTATCCTGGTATTGCAGTTTTCTTCCAAAATGCATTCATCTTCTTTGGGTAAGTTTGAGAAGAGAGAATCTCGCATTAAAACAGATTGATATATCACTGCATTACCTGTAGGGCTGGGtgatatcatttttatttgccTTTTTTCCTCTTACCTCAGTATTTTAacaatatatacactactaAACTCAAAGAAACCAGATATAGTCATAAACCAAATAAATTCAGAATATTTAATGCAAGAtgtaaaatactataaaaatcCATTTTAAAATAGTCAAGGCATGTTTTTTCACTAAATGACCACAAGGAaggatatttaataaattatgtgCAATAGTATACCTATAGTTTAGTTGTATAACCTATATTGTTACTAAAACAATTTACTGTATGTAAAATGCCGTGTGGAGacttcaataaatatttttaagtgaTTGATTACACAAATGAATTGTTGAAATTAGATTTTCTATAAATCTATTGGAATGGACATTTTTAACTGATTCAAAcagaatgaaactgaaaattaaaaaaaaataattttgctaCTGATGCTATTAAACATCTGTTAGTCACAAGGCATTAAAATGACCGTCAGAATACTTTTTAGGAAACCGTATGGCCCgttaaagtgcaataaaattattttgaacATCATGATTATATGAACTATCACCCAGCCTGTAATTTCCTGAGAATTTTTTAAGATTTCATTCTtgcaaattataataaattactctacaaattctgaaaaaaaaacagaaaactgatGTTTTGATTGAGCTCTGATTTGTGATTCCCCTTCACTCTTGCAGTGGTCTTGTGTTCAAGTTTGGCCGAACTGAGGACCTCTGGCAGTGAAGCTGCATTTCCTTCAATCAAATCCCACAGTCCATCAACACAATTCCTCTGTACTTATCGCTGCTTATTTGCACTCGCTATTTCTTTCTCTCCCCTTTTCAACCCCTCAGATGACTCCCGttcttaaatatatttcttcTTCCTTTCTTTGTCTCGTTTCCTGTGTGGCCACAGTGGGTGCACACAAGAGAAATGCAAATCAAATCCAGACTCTGCAGTCAAAATGGACACATTTTGACCTCACCCTGTGTGTATAATAACAAATACATGTATGCAATAGAATTACGGTAACATAACATATTGAAATTGCATAATTCTCAGATTCAAAGTGCACAGTAGAGCTGATATCTTCAGCCTGGCTTTTCTAGAGATCTCAAAAGGAAAGAAAACATTGATTTGCAAAATATAGTAAGGTGATATTATGTGACGGCAGCAGGGAGAGTTTTTGAGCAGAATCGTTTATTAACCAAAATGAGTGTAACATTCAGCTTTactgtgtttctgtttttattgttttgtcatTTGAATAGaagtcttttcttttttacataATCCACCAAATTTGTATCTGTTGGATCACTTTcatgcataatttcttgaaatTTCATGTTCGGTCGTAGTTCATCCTTCAGTCAGTTGACATCACtacaacaggttttttttattcGATGTCTTACTTTTGgaagatttttatatattatgttcTATGGATTCCCACACCTTTTCCagtcattcattattacagatttttaaaaattattttacggAGATTGCACTGAGCAAGATTAGTTTCTTAGAGCTGAGCATCACCAGAAACATGTACATTCActgtcaacatttttttttttttctctgcaacTAATAGAAACAAACAGCATATTTTCCTTGACTGTGGGAACCCtggttatatattttgtgttatgAAGCGTTAAGGTCACTCTCTATGTGTATGTTTGGGCATGTGGGAGttgtataaaaatgttaaatgtttttaaaaaagcacaatttcttattatttcagTGGTTATGGGAGAATAAGGTGATGTCAGAGATTTTGACTCGTCTGTAAACTGACAAATTAGAGATTCTGTAATTTCTACATGCTAAAagaatgtaacattttaatgtaatcCATGTCTCTCTTCTGACAAAAAGTAGCTAAAATTCATTCAACTGTGggtttaaaattaataaaattattgtaaatatgtatGGAGCCAGTGTTTTTTCTTTCCAAAAGTTCAATTTTTCactatattcatatattcaaaATACAGATGAATAATGGGTTTATGAGCTAGGTCAATGTACAGTGTTCCATCaggttattttttatatattaaattagttGGTGTTGTGGTATATGATTATGAGTTTGTCATCATCATGAAACAAACTATTCTCTGTGTGTCTTGCTTCCACttaagtaatttaatatagcCTTAATTTCCAAAGGCTTGGAAATTTCTTtgccagtgttgttttgtatgatttttttttaagttagaaAGCATACTGATTTACATTCAAGGACATTTTATATCGTAAATTGTTTACTTAAGCAACCTCTGActtctcaaacacacacatacacattttgtGCTAACtgcattcatgcatttatgCCTGGAGTTCTCTTATCGATGTGCCCACAAGTTCTTCATTTCTTTACCACCAAATTTGGAAACTACAAGAGGAGGAAATACATAATTAGCAACCATAAACATGTTTGGAAATATAagttaaggtttttttttttttttaaataagtataatgtcattaattacacttTAAATGATAAAAGATGAATGCAAACAGTGAGAGTAAGGATTGGCATTTAGCCATGGTAGACAccatatttaaattaatgtgaataaacaAAACCATTCACCTCCCAGAATGCCTGGTCATCGAAGCATTTTCTGTCTTGCTGGGGTCTCCAGAAACTCCATTTAAGGAAAAGTCctgcaaattttaattttagttgtaTGTTTAGTCTGCCTCAGTAAACCAAAACACAAAACTAATTGGTCAGGGCTATGgcccactttagacattctactaactgtaagtaactttgcaactacagtacatgtcaactaactctcattagagtattagtagactggtagGTTCTGCttcaggttagtagaataagttgacatgtacttgcaaagttacgtATAGTCAGTAAAATGtatgttggggagcatcaaaagtGTTGGCAGATATTAAACAGACAGTCAACTAATATTCTAATGTCTGGTACTTGACATgtatttgcaaagttacttatagttatttgaatgtctaaagtggactatcggtattaacttttctttttcttcttagaAAGAATCTGAATCTAATACAAATTAGCTCACAGACAAAAATGCACATCAATATATGCACTGGTAAAACAGTGCATATATTGATGTTTAAAACAGCCAAAGGTGCTTTCTGTGCTGATCCTAGTTTATTCATAATGCAAGGAAATTAAATATGTCTGTCTAATGATCTTCATCAGTGGTTTACCTGTAGCTGTGCCCATCACCAGACTCATGCACACTGTTATGAGGAGGACACAGATGTGATGCACAGCAAGCCGCACAGCTCTGAGAACACAAATACAACACAGTCAACATTAAAAGGTCAGAAAAACATCTAAAGCTCATGTTTTATGCCTGTGATCATTGCTTTAGCTTAACAAACAATATACtgttatatgttttatttaatgccATTGAATGGAGATACACATCATATGATTGAATAAAAGTTAAAATCATTTTACATTGTGCTTTCACTACTGGCCAGCCGTAGAATTAAATGAGCAAACCATCCCAGAATTCCTGGTATGGCGTGCACATTGATGACGCCGCAGGTGTCATGACACTCAAAAGCAAACAGCATGTGATCCTgaatgaaagagaaaaacagagaaTCATTCCTGACATTCAGTGCCTATAGAAAATCATCATTCCCCTTTGAAATAGTTGCGTTATTTGTCGtacagcctgaaatcaaaacCTTTTCTagctttatttacaaattttgcCTTACAACATCAAACTaatggaagcgcagaggatagagcaaaaccaAACACCGGTCaggaattagaagtctaaaacgagaatttttaaagagaaatgtcgaaggatttcaatataagagaagaggagcttgagtttgttgcccagccctatttgtttgaactgcgagaaCAGTCTAATCTCACTTACGCTACATATTACCCGATACATCGGGTCAGAGTTCACTTTTCCACCGAAACTCTACTTGTGTATGGCCGTCGCCGGAAGCCagtataaagttataaatatggatatttttcttacaaaaatgcatagcttagcttcagaaggcctttattaacgcTCTGGAGCCATATGGGTTACttgtatgatggatggatgagcttttttgggcttcaaagtCTAGGgaaccattcactcccattataaagcttggaagagcctagatatttttaatataactctgtttgtgtttggctgaaagaagaaagtcatatacacctaggatggcttgaaggtgagtaaatcatgggataatattcatttttgggtgaactattcttttaatcTTGACACAACTTGTGGACTTTTTCTTGGTGACATGGAGTGTACTGCAACATGCAGAGAAGCCCAAAGGCCAGGGTCAAAAATTTGTTAtacaatacattaaatttcggtttgtttttcaccaaaccctaTCGTATACCCCCAGGACACTTAGAATATACGGCAagggatcattctgtgatatttttgcatctttttaaaaaagcttgattcactgccattaaaggtgcaatatgtaacatTTCTGTCAGTTAGAGGttgctagaggcctattcaaaacaaaggcgtagcttgatgacggcaagtttgaacgtggaatcttgggacatgtggtcttcacatcacagccggtggaaataatcgggataggactgattgttaacgttactgtagtatgaagcagagcaggaccgagtgttgtgggagctgaacgaggccgctgaaGCGTTTgtgcaacacacgcctcacgagcagcggaacttttattatgccacagtcgccggcgccgcttccgcttttccggtcatgagtatgaggtaacgcagctctgtttatcatattagatacttttgagtgtgttgaaaatgatgttatgacgttactctgtgcattcgctcggtggctgctgtgagacacttgtttgagactgcagtaagctagatcgattttagaataacatattaaatactggatggcttgtgttgataaatggcatgcaattaattttgaaacattgtatgatggagaaaatgctgtattactgttactaaaaataaagctgcatttgattatgctatgttagcttctttacaaaatagtgtttttctctgaggcatggtaaagcatggtactcacaaaaaaatcaagaaaattagattcaaacaataagactaaacgtgttgagctatataacaacaattagttttctgtctataaacgtaaccaaacagttgttcccttgtctattaaaacatgtaatatattaaagcgtctttggtgtttccatggtttttactaaataaaaccggaaaccgagggtaacgcgggtatgacacaattgacaggcgactcctcacacgtcccggagccttggttaaaactgcaattttctcacgatttacaaatagttggaaacgtttgggatattgtaagtactcaagtgaacaaaatatataacactggcctagtggtttttggatgttttactgcaaaaatcttacatgtTGCACCTTTAAATGGACGAGCTCTGATTTTAATTCTCTTTTTGTGGTCAGTAAAAAAGAATGGCATAAGGCATTATATCAAGAAATCAagaaaatttgagttaataaaataagaacatttTGTGGTTAACTTGACCTTCATATACCGGAATCCCAGGGCTGATAAGAGAGCGGCAAAGAAGCCAGTCGTCATTGCAATCCACGGAGTGTGGACTGCTGTCATGGCAACTCCAATGGCAACACCACCAGACAGGGCAGAGCTCTGGATATGAACCTGTGCAGTGAACACCAGTGAAACATGATACTCTTCATGATGTATCCATTATCTAAAAAAACGGTCGACATTCCTGGATCCTAACAAAGTCAAATGGAGTTCACAACGCATTTTCCTTTCATAATGTGACAGATTTCAGAGTATTATATtatactgcatcagtgaagtgtggcatggaagtgatcagcctgtggcactgctgaggcactattgagccttcagatcatctgtatattgttggatcgactgtttctcatctttctcttgaaaatatcccatagattcaggtcaggcatgttggctggccaataaagcacagtaatatcatggtcagcaaaccacttggaagtggtttttgcactgtgggcaggtgctaaagtcctgctggaaaaggaaatcagcatctccataaagcttgtcagcagatggaagcataaagtgctccaaaatctcctggaagatggctgcattgactttgcacttgataaaacacaatggaccaacaccagcagacgtcacggcccccccaaatcattattgacttcagaaacttcacactagacttcaagcagcttggattctgtgcctctccagtcttccttcagactctgggaccatgatttcaacatgaaatgcaaaatttacttttatctgaaaaaaggactttcgaccactgttcactgtccagttctttttctccttagcccaggtaagatgcttctgacgttgtctctggttcagaagtggcttggtagtccttttcctgaagatgtctgagtgtggtgactcttgatgcgctgactccggcttcattctactcattgtgaagctctcccaagtgtttgaattggctttacttgacagtattctcaagcttgcggtcatccctgttgcttgtgcacctttgcctacccaatttcttccttccagtcaactttgcatttaatatgctttgatatacactctgtaaacagccaccccattcagtaatgaccttctgtgacttactctctttgtggagggtgtcaatgattgtctcctggaccattgccaagtcagcagtcttccccattagtgtggtttcaaagaacagaagatacccggaatttatactgtagggatggtcatttaatgaaactcaaatgtaaatatatatgattGTTTTCAGCTCTGTGAGGGAGTTGCTCTGTGTGAATCTTGTTCCTACAAGCGCTCACCATGTTTATCTTTCCTTTGGAGTTGGTGAGCATAGAAACAGACATCGCCATGACAACACTGACGGCCAGAGACAGGTAAGTCCCATATATCACAGTGAGCTTCAGTTCTCTGTCCCGCCTGTGAGACACCAGTGCCGAGTTAAAACTGGGCCAGAACATCCACAGAAACAGTGTtcctgtgagaaagagagaaagggaggaAGTTCCCTGtgcataatttaattaaaatatagatataaaataattacactTCGTTCCTTGAATCTGATTGGGTGAGCGTCGTTCAAAATAGCTGATATAACAGTCCAGCAGCACTGGGATTTTTCACTGGTTGTATTAATCAATCCGTTCGTCTTTCTTTGTTCCAGACAGACTGTCAGTGGTGGGAAttttcagtgactctttctgcaggttacacAGTTACACCAGCAGGTGGCGACAAATGactcactgaatcattcattgaGCCTATTGAACCGATTCGTTCACAACTTCATTCATGATCGAAATAGCTCAATCATTATTATAGGCCTGCATCACACAAATTGTAAATAATCTGTGGCCATAACACACTCTTTCTTGAGAGATATTGACCTataaaactcacaattctttttGCTTTgctgaaagaataaaaatgtcatCCAATGGAGTGATTTAAAGCAGTAAAttagaatataatattaaaatatatacttaaaattttTGAAATAAGCACAGGTGCTATTAAATATTCACTTGGTTATCATTAAAGCTCACTTAAATCACTTGAGGCTCACTAAATCATCTGATGTGCTGTCATGGTTACAGTCTGAAACCAAGGTAGTATTGGTTTAGAGCATTGAGGTATTTTCTGTGTTTGAGAGATAACTGGTTATTGTACTCACCAAGCATTGCGAATAAGCCAGTGTTACGGTCAGTTTTCTCTTTCTCATGTTTTGGATTGATTCCCTCTCTGTGCAGCACCCATGACACCATCATACCAAAAAGGGCTCCGAAGATATGCAGCAGCATGATGCTGTACAGTGGATCTGCCTGAAACATGAGCACTGTTTCAATCATTGCCTTAGTACAGTATGAAAATACTCAGTCTGTCTGAATAAAATAGTATGTTCATTCTTAGTACAGTAGAGTGTTTTTCAAAAGTAGCCTATTCTGATATCACTGTTTTGCAAGCTGGTTTTACTGAAATTTCctgacattttaaatagacaCCGCTTACTCATACAATTTATATGCAAATCTGATTAATCTATTAACTATTTTTTCGTCAATGATATTCCCAACAATCACATTTTGATAATACATTTTCAGTGCTATGCAATAAAAAGCATTTCTAAAAAATTGTCTGTTTGCAAGATATAGCAGAAAACATACTGGCCTAGCAGTTTTTATATAATGaggcatttttttatattagatTTCTTAATTGAAATTGGCTTGCAATGTACCTAGACATTAGGATATgggaaattttgaaaatgaattTATATCTGGGAATCTAATACTGGGTATTTTCAGGATCCACTGATTCAGGAACAATTCATTcgggaacaaacaaataactaggcttgttcgacttgaagcagcgctgcacagaccgataaatgacatcaaagtactgcgagagcgattttaaaaacatatggtGCCGTCTGCTCTGATATCTGTGCAGTgctgcttcaagtcgaacagGCCTAACGTCTTTATGATtgaatatttgaatgatttattcaactgaatgaatcattcttcaTTGAAATCATTCTTCTGTATTGAAATTGGCTTGCAATGTACCTTAAGATGAGGATAACAGGATAGTGATCATTTTTATCAGGGAAAGTAATAGGCTCTTACACTGAGCAGGGTTCGCAGGATCCACTGATTGATCACAAATCCAGTGACCTCCACCAGAACCATTAGTAAAAGCTGGACAGGATTTGTCTTTCCATGGACCGCTCCCATTGCAACCAGAGCGGATGCTGCACAGAGCTCTGCCTCGATCACACTACATgaggaaaatttttttttttaaattatgacaaaagtaAAGATAAGCCCTTATCATGAttatgaaaatctttttttttttttttttttttttgagaacaaATTCATTagtttttcaatgtaaatgtaCCAGAGCAAAcgtttggactttttttttttttcaaatgataaTGTTTCATATTCAATTGAATGGCTTACTCAGCTGTCAGTGTCTTCAGGGTAACTgccattaaaggaatagtttacccaaaaatgaaaatgatcccataatttactcagcctcaagccatcaggtatatgactttcttctttcagccgaacagagttatattaaataatatcccaGCTCTTCCCAGCTTATTGAATAGTGCCCgagtttttgaagcttcaaaaagcgcatccatccatccatcataaaagtaatccacaagactccagtgggttaataaatgccttctgatgcaaagcaatgggtttttgtaagaaacatATCCATAATccatataaactataatcactagcttccggcaACGGCCGTACACGTGTTCACTAGAGAGTTACGTGGTTTTCGTGATAGGCGTCTGTTGCCACCTAAGCTTGCGCTACGGTATGTCATACATTatacgtcgggtcagaggtcaccctccCGCTGGAACTTgactctctcgtgaacgcgcGTACGGCCATTCccagaagccagtgattatagtttaaaaagttctaaatatggatatttttcttacaaaaacccatcgctttgctccagaaggcatttattaacccactggagtcatgtggtttacttttatgatggatggatgcgctttttggagcttcaaaaactcagaCACTATTCAATGctattacaaagctgggaagagcagggatatat from Ctenopharyngodon idella isolate HZGC_01 chromosome 13, HZGC01, whole genome shotgun sequence encodes the following:
- the tmem50a gene encoding transmembrane protein 50A; the protein is MSGFLDGIRCGDCECNVDWGEKRNTIASIAAGVLFFTGWWIIIDAAIMYPKEEQFHHAYHTCGVIATIAFLMINAVSNGQVRGDSYSEGCLGQTGARIWLFIGFMLAFGSLIASMWILFGGFVVTDKKDMSVYPGIAVFFQNAFIFFGGLVFKFGRTEDLWQ
- the rhd gene encoding rh blood group, D antigen; translation: MAPQYAPSLRSRFPLVAFLLETVFILLFVFFVKIEQHEQIDRESDSKLFIRSYAEFQDIHVMIFMGFGFLATFLVRYGFSGSGFNVLLAAMAIQWAVMMNGFLLPQRHYRREIYISMKSVIEAELCAASALVAMGAVHGKTNPVQLLLMVLVEVTGFVINQWILRTLLSADPLYSIMLLHIFGALFGMMVSWVLHREGINPKHEKEKTDRNTGLFAMLGTLFLWMFWPSFNSALVSHRRDRELKLTVIYGTYLSLAVSVVMAMSVSMLTNSKGKINMVHIQSSALSGGVAIGVAMTAVHTPWIAMTTGFFAALLSALGFRYMKDHMLFAFECHDTCGVINVHAIPGILGWFAHLILRLASSESTIAVRLAVHHICVLLITVCMSLVMGTATGLFLKWSFWRPQQDRKCFDDQAFWEFPNLVVKK